A single window of Castor canadensis chromosome 3, mCasCan1.hap1v2, whole genome shotgun sequence DNA harbors:
- the Homez gene encoding homeobox and leucine zipper protein Homez, which produces MVRGWEQPPWPDRAISEGHKSEHTMPPNKEASSLNSSAAGLICLPPISEELQLVWTQAAQTSELDGNEHLLQTFSYFPYPSLADIALLCLRYGLQMEKVKTWFMAQRLRCGISWSSEEIEETRARVVYHRDQLHFKSLLSFTHHAGRPPEEVAPSPLPPPGQVGLGIGPLILSEPTQIKGLKVEPEESSQIPPLPLSLRKAKEPPMTPGSGVSPHQSLHNSGLSKEQTGRGHDQSHGVNTASWNHSTAVNQPHAQNKPPRISLPVSSCKEESASSMTPSSSATSSSFQVLANGATATSKLQPLGCIPQSLSPSEQALPPHLEPAWPKGLRHNSVSGRVGSTEYLSPDMQRQRKTKRKTKEQLAILKSFFLQCQWARREDYHKLEQITGLPRPEIIQWFGDTRYALKHGQLKWFRDNVVPGAPSFQDPAIPTPPSTRSLKEWAETPPLPTPPPPPDIRPLERYWAAHQQLQEADILKLSQASRLSTQQVLDWFDSRLPEPAEVVVCLDEEEEEEEEELPEDGEEEEEEEEEDDEEDDDVIIQD; this is translated from the exons ATGGTGCGAGGCTGGGAGCAGCCGCCCTGGCCCGACCGCG CTATCTCTGAAGGACACAAATCAGAGCACACCATGCCTCCTAATAAAGAGGCCAGCAGTCTTAACAGCTCAGCAGCAGGGCTCATCTGCCTGCCTCCAATCTCTGAGGAGCTACAGCTTGTGTGGACCCAAGCAGCCCAGACCAGCGAGCTGGATGGCAATGAACACCTGCTACAAACCTTTAGCTACTTTCCCTATCCTAGCCTAGCAGATATTGCCCTTCTCTGTCTACGTTATGGGCTGCAGATGGAGAAAGTCAAGACTTGGTTTATGGCCCAGCGCCTCCGCTGTGGCATTAGCTGGTCATCTGAAGAAATAGAAGAGACTCGAGCTCGGGTGGTCTACCATCGGGACCAACTCCATTTCAAATCACTTCTCTCTTTTACTCATCATGCAGGGCGACCCCCAGAGGAGGTGGCCCCATCTCCATTGCCACCACCAGGACAAGTTGGTCTTGGAATAGGTCCTTTGATTCTCAGTGAACCCACCCAGATAAAAGGATTGAAGGTAGAGCCTGAGGAGTCCTCTCAGATACCACCTCTGCCACTCAGTCTCCGGAAAGCAAAGGAGCCCCCGATGACACCTGGCAGTGGAGTGTCCCCACACCAATCTCTTCACAACAGTGGCCTCTCTAAGGAGCAGACAGGCAGGGGTCATGACCAGTCACATGGCGTAAATACTGCTTCCTGGAACCACTCCACAGCTGTCAACCAGCCACATGCTCAGAACAAGCCCCCACGAATCTCATTACCTGTCAGTAGTTGTAAGGAGGAGTCAGCATCTAGTATGACTCCTTCTTCTTCCGCTACCTCCTCTTCTTTCCAGGTACTAGCTAATGGAGCTACTGCCACCTCTAAACTTCAGCCACTGGGCTGCATCCCACAGTCGCTCTCACCCAGTGAACAGGCATTACCCCCACATCTGGAGCCAGCCTGGCCCAAAGGGCTACGGCATAATTCAGTATCAGGTAGAGTTGGCTCCACAGAATACCTATCCCCAGATATGCAACGCCAGCGAAAGACTAAGCGCAAAACCAAAGAACAGCTGGCTATCCTCAAATCCTTTTTTCTACAGTGCCAATGGGCACGACGAGAAGATTACCATAAATTGGAACAGATCACTGGTTTACCTCGGCCTGAAATCATTCAGTGGTTTGGTGACACACGCTATGCCTTAAAGCATGGGCAACTAAAATGGTTTCGGGACAATGTAGTACCTGGTGCCCCTAGTTTCCAAGACCCAGCAATTCCCACACCACCATCAACACGTTCCTTGAAAGAATGGGCTGAGACACCACCTCTGCcaacccctccacccccaccagaTATACGACCCTTGGAGAGGTACTGGGCAGCCCACCAACAGCTACAGGAAGCTGATATCCTTAAACTGAGTCAGGCATCAAGGCTTAGCACACAGCAAGTACTGGACTGGTTTGATTCTCGACTACCTGAGCCAGCTGAGGTGGTAGTTTGTCtagatgaagaggaagaggaggaggaagaagaactgCCAGAAGATggtgaggaagaagaagaagaggaagaagaagatgaTGAGGAGGATGATGACGTGATCATACAGGACTGA